The nucleotide sequence CTATGTAATGTAATATAACCATTTTTCGTGTCTCTCTCTAATTTTGAGATCTTTTAGTGATTATGTAATATTCTATTTGCTTAATTTGCATAATTTACCATATGGTAAATTTGGGCTGTatctccatttcttatttttatattgatgctATGTTAATTGTTCGAATTGGCATATTAATCACTTTACACTTAACTTTTAATTAAAGAAGTTAGAAGCAGTAGGTCCAATTTAGGTGGCCATCTACCTGGCTGGTGGTGAAAATGGCCAGAAGAACCCAGATTGTACTGGAAATATAAGCAGAACTTGGTATTAGATTAGTTATGAGGAAACAGCAATTGGAAAAATGGATGTCTAAATCTGAATGGGAGCATTTGTATTGCTTTTGGCTCTAAGTTGAGATGCTACCTTCAACCATCAGATACTCTACATCACATTGCTAGTTACAATGCCCACTTCCTATAGACTTTTACATTGTTGAACCTATTGTTTAACAACCATAACAACAAATTACCTAAGCCAGGAGTCTGGCTTTAGCATTAGAGTGAGCTCGTCTTCTGTTTTGAAAGGTGAAGGTCAGGTCCTCACAGTGATCTCCTGGCAGTCTTGTATTTTCTGTTCTACTATTAAATGGCTCACAATCCAGGACTGGAATTCACTCACCTTGTCACATAGCTGCCTAGTATCCTCAGCCTCTCCAGAGTCAAAACTTtgataggctttttaaaattgtattaaaattacatatcatcataataaaagattcagaaaagacagattagcaaaagaaaaaaaacttaaaaccacTCATAGTCACACTACTCAGAGATGCTCTATCAACAATATTTTGAAGGCATTGGCATTGAGTCTTTTATTCTAttcatacatttaaataattgaCTCAGTTCTAAGGTGTGTACTCCTTAActgtttagcattttaaaatttgagtgcATTGTACAATCTGTACACTTAATGAGAAAGCTACTATAGAGGCTACTAAGTGCAAGACCCCAGAGTACAGGCCTAATGCTAGCTTTATTACTTTCAGCAAGTTCCTGAATTTCACTGTACTCCTTGTCCCATATCTGTACAAAGGTAACTGGTCACACTCACTGTCTCCTTGGTGTTTGGAAGGGTTGACGGAAATTACTCATAGCAGGATGTCTGGTAAACAGTATTGATGTGGCAgtggtttgtgggtttttttcctgagaaaaaaaatattgttaaagtagTAATGGATCTTTAAATTGTtgggaacttaaaaataaaaaaaaattcagctccCATGAGTGTGTGAGATGTGTGTAGtgttatatatatcatttttcttaagCAAAAGCATCCTCTTGTATTACAAGTTTTGtttaataagtgaccttttcccatgGCAGAATTTTGTctacagaaatttttatttttaaaatttatttatttatttgagagtgagcagggggaggggcagaaggagagggagagagaggatccgaagcagactctgagccaagtgtagagctcaatgtggggctcgatcacatgaccccaagatcatgactcaagccaaaaccaagagtcggacgctcaactgactgagctacccaagcaccccttgtCTACAGAAATTTTGATGGTAATACAGTATTCCATCATAATCTATTAtgaatcataatttatttaaccagatTTCTCTCATTAAGCATTTCAACTGTGTTTTTCACTATCTAAGCAGCCATGAAAGATatccttttttttgaaagatatccTTATGATTGTAACACTGATATAGCTTATAttatgaaatgtctttttttttatattatgaaatggCTTATAATCTAAGAAACTAAAGAGACTTTGTGTTACCACGATCAGAATCATTAAATTTTCTTATCAgttgaaaagaataatttattgtGGATTGTGTGACTCGCTGAATAGTTTATTTCAGAGCagttactctcttttttttagtgCAATTATAAGTAATCCTTTCTGTTTTCAAGGAATGGCACCTCGGTCTGGTACAGATGTAGATGCAGCAAACCTCAGGGAAACATTCACAAACTTGAAATAtgaagtcagaaataaaaatgatctcaCATGCGAAGAAATTTTGGAATTAATGAACAGTggtaagaaataattaaaagagtGACCTACCTTCATTGTCTAATTTTATATTACAGTGTAGCTGTAATTATAAAGAACTGTGGTACCATACTCTACATAATTCTACATTTTATATAcgtaaaataaaagttattcgTGTCACCTccctaaagtgattttttttttaattttatttatttattcatgagagacagacagagagagagagagaggcacagacacagggagaagcaggctccattccatgcaggtagcccaacgtgggacacgatcccaggtctccaggaccacacccaggaccgaaggtggcgctgagccacccgggctgccctttttttttttttttttttttttttttaatttcctaaagtGATTTTGAGGTATATTGACCGCCCCAACTTGGGTTGCAGTGATGTCTCAGTTCTGTCCTCAAGTTTCTTCACCTTACTCCTGTACAGTTTAATTGGAGATTGATTGGTAAATGAAGctgtgttggttttgtttgtttattttccttacttGTAAACATTTTTCCAGTCTCTAAAGAAGATCATAGCAAAAGGAGCAGTTTTGTTTGCGTGCTTCTAAGCCATGGGGATGAAGGAATAATTTTTGGAACAAATGGACCTGTTGACCTGAGAAAAGTAACAGGTTTCTTCCGAGGAGATTACTGTAGAAGTCTGACTGGAAAACCCAAACTTTTCATTATTCAGGTAATCTATGACTAAACAATAGAATTAATTACTGAGAATTAATTGGGGATTAATTTGCTCATTTGTGGATTAAccaatggatttattttttccactgaaGCTACTGAACTACTGTgaccttttttattcatttaaactaTCACTCATTAGATATAGAATAAATGTTCATGCTAGACTTGGATCAAAAAGACTCTTCATAGTTAACCTCCATTTTTACACAGCcttgatattttttaagtaagctccgtgcccagtgtggagcccagcatggggtttgaactcatgaccctgagatcaaggcctaagctgagatcaagagtcagacgcttatcccactgagctacccacataCCCCTAAACACTTATCTTTTAACCTCTAGGCCTGCCGAGGTACAGAACTAGACTGTGGTATTGAGACTGACAGTGGAATTGAGGATGACATGGCCTGTCAGAAAATACCAGTCGAAGCGGACTTCTTGTATGCTTACTCTACAGCCCCTGGTAAGACAGTTACAAATAATGAACATTACATGGAGATTTTAAACACAAAACCAGTGTTCCAAAGGCTATCACGATTTTGATATTCATGAACAGCTAACTGATCCGTATTTCGTTACCTTAGCTACAGAGAAGCATCAGGAAGTTGTCTTTAGCAACTGTCTGGCTGTAAAATGTGCATTTATAAGAAAGCTTACTTCCACTGTGTCATTCAGGAACTTAATGCCAGATAGGAGACTATATTGTTAATATAGAATAATGTATTGTAATTTTGTAACGTGGTGTACAATATGTGCCTTCTTGTCATGTCTGGTATTTGGCAGAGCTTGTCCACTTCTTAGAATAGGAGATTAGTACATTTTCCAGGAATCCTTTGGAAgataggaaataataataaaaataaacctgaataGCATGTAGGAGGGCAAAGTGTCATGAGGGAAAAGAACCAGGTCATTCTATGTTTTTATGTCCTCagatcaataaatattgattgctcttgcaatttatttattatatagctGACTCAGGGTTTCACAAAGTTTGCAAATAGAGGACAAATAAATGTGAGGTTAAacaatgttacattttaaaatatgctcaaTAGGATTTCTTTTGAACCTCAAGACATTTTTCCAGGTAAAGTACTTCTAAATTAGAAGCAATAAATCTGATAGTTAATCTGAAAATTAGTACAATAAATACATTGCTTTCCCCTTTTTGGAGTTTTTGAATACTCTTTGATGTCTCTATCATATTTTTCAGATGCCTTGTAGACAAATTTAGGACACCcaaatgtgtgtgcatatgtaagcgatatatttcttgaataaaccATGATCTGACTACAACACCATGCTACTTAACAGTGGTGCTTCTTATCCGTTGGCCTCTGATCTTTTGCatgtttcccttcctccctgtgaGAAGGGAAACCGAAAAAGAGAGCTCACCATCCTTCAGCAGGGAAGGTAGTCCACAACTTTTTTCCTTGCCTAAAGCAGAGGTGTATGCACAGCACACTTTCCCCTCGTCCAGCATCGTCTCCCCTGAAATGAGAGGTggtggttattttctttttatggctagTAATGCTGGTGgacgtttgtttgtttttaccttaaTGATTGTGTATTAAAATCAGATACTctattaaatctattaaaatcaGATACTCATGCTATGTTGGCTATATTTTGCCTTGTAGGTTACTATTCCTGGCGAAATTCAAAGGATGGATCCTGGTTCATCCAGTCACTTTGTGCGATGCTGAAACTATATGCTCACAAGCTTGAGTTTATGCACATTCTTACTCGGGTTAACCGAAAGGTCGCAACAGAATTTGAGTCCTTTTCTCTTGACTCTGCTTTTCATGGAAAGAAACAGATTCCATGTATTGTGTCTATGCTCACAAAAGAACTGTATCTTTATCACTGAAGATGGAtgggttggtttggtttggtttggttcatATGCCAAGTGAGGAAATGGTTTAACTGATCCtatattttcctctcatttaaaTCTAATTGAATACTTGAAGTGCTACTTCAGAATATGCTCCTTTCATAGCAATAGAACTATGAGGCTACCTCACACTCAGAACCAGGtagctaaaattaaatttaattaggAATAAATAGAAATGGGTAATGGTATAATCATTGTGAGAGGAAATGTTTCTAAATTAACTGCCCTGATAATTAGCAAGTTTTAGTGATGGTGTTatgaatttttaagtaattatggAAAAAAGTTAAGCATTGTAGTTATGAATTTCAGTGATCTTGATCTGTTCTTATTTGAAAGTATGCACCCTGGTTTTTGTCGAATTATAGACACGGCTCCATGGGCATGATCAAAATCTAAAAGACCTACCTTGATTTTTAGAATCAGGATAGGGATATAAGTCACTGTATTTTTAGATCATTTGTCTGAGTGCATGGTTTTGTGGTGTTTGGCTGAAGCATGTCTTTGTTGCAAAAAGTCATgtttaatattgaaaaagaaactaatttgCCAGAAAGGAAGTGTGAACAAATCCCCATAGACTCTTACAATGCTAAATGCAACATtaaaggagggaggcagagttAGAATCACAAGGTGCTGAAATGTAGCTCATCCACCAACATCCATCTCCTGTAGTTTGTGGCTGGGCCAATCTGTTGAGCTTCACATACcagcaaaatacatgaagagcTATTGTATAAGAACCTCAAACTGCTGATCACCTGATAGCAGCGTGAATTGAAGAAATTCTGCAGGAACATACTGAAATACAACTTACATAATAAACACTGAAATGCCATGGAGAAGCAATAGATCAATCAACCAGGCACTCTAATTAGAAGATGGTTTGAGCGTGAGCAGAGACACTGTGGGCACAGCCTGTGTGATGAGGGCAGGGCCCTGGACCAGCTTTGGAAAAAGCACcgctagctttctttttttttttttttttttgtatggacTGGTGTGTGTGGAGGATGTCCCCCAGGTCAGGAACCTCTAAGAAAGCAAACCAAATCAGAAACTTCTGAGATGGACGGTCTCCGAAGACGCTGAGAGTCACAACAGCAACCACAGCACATTTGTATTGTAGTACAATTTTTAAGCATGATAAGTTATTTTCTGTTGAAGTTTACAATCAAAGGTACAGGAAATGGTACTGTTATAATGATGTACTGTTCACTGAAATGAAAGGCCCATGGCACACAGGTCCTTGGAAATTGCTGGTGTCCCTGCTTCTTTGGCACACCAGGAAGCAGCAGCACGGCCCCAATGGGCAGGCCCTGAGTCCGTGCTCCATCCCAGTGCCTCTCTGGTTTTGCAGTCTGACATTTCATATaagctctctttttctcaaaggaAACTCACATTTATAAATGACCACTCTTTGTCTCACCTGTGGAACTTTTTCTAAGTAAACGAAGCATGTAATGGTATCTTAAGACGTGCTCCTGTGTGACAATTTTGTAAACTTttgttatgaatttttatttcaaaatgcaagTTTTAACTTACAAATTACTGGTGTGTTCAAGTTTTTGTTGTTCTGGTTTCTGATATTCTGCTACTAACTCGagttacaaaacatttttaaccaAGAGCTACAGCTTGATTTGGAAGGGCCAAAGAGGATGCAGCAGGATCCTGTGATCAAATACTTTGAGATTGTGGCAAGTTACTGAATAGGATAGAGCTCTCTTCTTCctaggccctgtgctgggccccCATTCAGATGACCGTAATGCTGGCAAGGATACCAGATCTGCATAGATCACGGTCCCTGCATAGGaccatgtttttgtttgttccctTGCTTTGCGGAATGGTAACAGAGTATAAAGGATATTGCTGAGATAAAACATTATCCaccacataaattttaaatagggCTAATAGAGGGGGATAAAGAACTCAGGGGAAATGTATGTCAAACCACTAATGTCACTGGCGGCCACCTCTGGGGAGTATTCCCTTATTTCATGTACTTAGAGAAGTAATATAACAAAGTGCAAACGTGCAGTTTTAAATTCCTTCCAGTGTTTTTATAATGAACATAGAACACTTTTTAAGTCAGAAAGCTAAATTAAATGATCTGAACTGGGAATAGGAGATTCTTGTTTCCAAGGAATAGAGGATGGCAGGAATAACTTTAAGACTCTTTGAAGCTACAGTTCTATAATGGGCTGAGAAAACCAGCCCATTCTAATCTCCTTACTATATAGAGAAGTCttagatataaaaaagaaaaacagcaattcAGTAGAAAAATGGCCAAAGGACATGAACAtagtttacagaaaaagaaaggccaaATGTCCGTAACACTCAGGTAAAGAGCTTAATCTCCATCATcataagagaaaagcaaactgaACTAAGGTATCATCTGTCCTTCTGTCAGATTGACAGAAGTCCTGAAGTTTGATCACATTCTTTCAGCAACACAATGAGGAAATATATCCTCCCACTGGTTGGAGTGCAAAATGGTATAATTCCCTGTGAAGGAGAATCCGGCAATACTTAGCAAATTACTCTTTGAAGTAGCATTCTGATTTCTTGAAAGTCAAACTACCCATACATCTGTACATGTACAAAATGATATGCATAATTACTCATCACAATGTTGCTTTTAATGgttaaaagaaaagtaacaacTTAACTATAAAGAAGACCAGTTAAATACACTGCAATACATCCACATAATGGAACCTGATTTGCTGTAGAAGAATGAGAAGGAGCCTCCACAACTGATGGGTAAAGATCTTCAGCATATATGATTAAGTAGAAAAGGATGAAACAACACTACAGGTAATAGGCTGTATTTTGTgtaaaaagggaggaaggagataATATGTATTTGCATAAGGAAATaccagaaggattttttttttttttaaaggtgaaaccAATGTAAATGGTGGATGGGGAAAGGAATGGAAGTGAGATTTCACACTTGTTcacttttatatcattttgaCTTTGGAAGCATGTCAGTGTATTACCTGTTGTCATCTGAGAAAAGAAGCAATACTGAAATaacacaaacacatttatttgGGGTCTGAGAATTGCAATTTGGGAGCACAGATTCGGGTAACAACTCAAATTTTGGCCCACTAATGAACAGAAGTCAGGATTTATTAAAGGCAAAAGCGAATGCTTGGAAAACATTTGCACGTTGTTTGCAAAGAATTTTGATTGGTGTTGGCAGCAGCAAACTAATCTTGGCTAACCATAATTGCTTGCTAAGACTATCACTGAGCAAAAGTTCATCATGATACCAAATTGCAGGCATTGTGCAGAGTCCTTGGAATATTTGGTCCAGATCAAGAGTTCATGgtaccccctccccgcccccgtgAGGAGTGTGCATAAAGCCCACCTTAATGGCCTCCCAGCTCCATTTATGGCATCAATGACTCCTTTTTATTGCACCTTTCACTCCTGCCttcaaagatgaaattaaatcAAGGGCAGGTGGAAGCGTACAAATGTTCATGTTGTCAGTGGTGAGAACAGGATCAGtacagaggggaggggtggagagggtaCCACACATTTCCAAAAGCCATGTTACGGGACTTTGTTTAGTTTGTGTACTTGACTTTCTTCCTTGCCTCAACCTCGGTAGGTATTAGTTGAGGAGTCGTAACATACTTAATATTGGAGCTTGAGCCATATATAATTCTCAGTACCAGGTTTTTTCATTGAAGGAACAAACTAGAGTATGAGTTTCTTGATTGATTTTCTGCTTGTTCCATCCTTACCCTTTACAATATGATTACAGTTAATTATCACAGTAAGCAGGCCAACAAATATCCACAAAAAAATTTTCATTCCCAGAATCTCTACCTTCTACTGCACTGATTTGAAAAGACCtaacagataccatatgatttcactcgtatgtggaatttaagaaaaaacaaatgaacaaaggggggagaagacaaaccaaaaaaccaactctgaactacagaaaacaaactggtagttaccagcggggaggt is from Canis lupus dingo isolate Sandy chromosome 16, ASM325472v2, whole genome shotgun sequence and encodes:
- the CASP3 gene encoding caspase-3 isoform X1, producing MGSTFTSGRPEKTWENNGTQVLEVSMENTENSVDAKSFKNAETKILHGSKSMDSGMSFDNSYKMDYPEMGLCIIINNKNFHKSTGMAPRSGTDVDAANLRETFTNLKYEVRNKNDLTCEEILELMNSVSKEDHSKRSSFVCVLLSHGDEGIIFGTNGPVDLRKVTGFFRGDYCRSLTGKPKLFIIQACRGTELDCGIETDSGIEDDMACQKIPVEADFLYAYSTAPGYYSWRNSKDGSWFIQSLCAMLKLYAHKLEFMHILTRVNRKVATEFESFSLDSAFHGKKQIPCIVSMLTKELYLYH
- the CASP3 gene encoding caspase-3 isoform X2 — encoded protein: MENTENSVDAKSFKNAETKILHGSKSMDSGMSFDNSYKMDYPEMGLCIIINNKNFHKSTGMAPRSGTDVDAANLRETFTNLKYEVRNKNDLTCEEILELMNSVSKEDHSKRSSFVCVLLSHGDEGIIFGTNGPVDLRKVTGFFRGDYCRSLTGKPKLFIIQACRGTELDCGIETDSGIEDDMACQKIPVEADFLYAYSTAPGYYSWRNSKDGSWFIQSLCAMLKLYAHKLEFMHILTRVNRKVATEFESFSLDSAFHGKKQIPCIVSMLTKELYLYH